In Rhodanobacteraceae bacterium, a single window of DNA contains:
- a CDS encoding TetR/AcrR family transcriptional regulator, with protein MSKVRERILDVATDLFYRQGIQAVGVDAIIDAADVARMSFYRHFRSKEGLALAVLERRDERLCAWFEQEVERLAPDAELRPLAVFDALANHLANPGYRGCAFLNTIAETPPPGHALHRAAAAHKCRFEAYFARLLHAARLDESAAGDLMLLFDGAVVTAVREGNPSSATRAKRMAARVLGIAQP; from the coding sequence ATGAGCAAGGTCCGCGAGCGCATCCTCGACGTCGCCACCGATCTGTTCTATCGGCAGGGGATTCAGGCAGTCGGCGTAGACGCCATCATCGACGCCGCGGATGTCGCCCGCATGAGCTTCTATCGGCATTTTCGGTCGAAGGAAGGTCTGGCCTTGGCGGTGCTGGAGCGGCGCGACGAACGACTCTGCGCCTGGTTCGAGCAGGAGGTCGAGCGTTTGGCGCCCGACGCCGAGCTGCGGCCGCTGGCAGTGTTCGACGCCCTGGCGAACCACTTGGCCAACCCCGGCTACCGCGGATGCGCCTTCCTCAACACCATCGCCGAGACGCCACCGCCCGGCCACGCGCTGCATCGCGCTGCCGCTGCGCACAAGTGCCGATTCGAGGCCTACTTCGCCCGCTTGTTGCACGCGGCCAGGCTGGACGAAAGCGCGGCCGGCGATCTTATGCTGCTGTTCGACGGGGCCGTGGTTACCGCGGTTCGCGAAGGCAATCCGAGCTCCGCCACCAGAGCCAAGCGTATGGCGGCGCGGGTGCTTGGCATCGCGCAGCCGTAA
- a CDS encoding formylglycine-generating enzyme family protein, producing MASDRQSRLSFVIALAIILGSAWIGWWREQREDAPTPGGVNAPMLAQQEPYEESPDPTEMEPDEALDDSATAAVEGAEPAEESPPVDVSAEELAALIAAMRSEIKEGRLLEPIDSSAFAQASRILVVDPANEEAREVLQKALTELRDASSPVVPDDLLKTAEKALTLLPEGVAEDAVAVALRASVDTTRKMRNLIARAERLSAREGAGPKTFASAAEAFRGALAIDSANARALRGMEDLQRRMIERALASAYDLRFITAGKLLDQAEELQTGTSRVLDARSQVMAFRAQAEAENLTRFKDALASADLEQAESALAVLRKLLTDDNQVRDLESKVVNVRLYGGFAPGERFGDSLANGGRGPRMVVVPVGRFVMGSAESEEGSSNSERPQRRIEFTRGFAIARNEITVSDFRDFVQAAGYTTDAERSGSSAIYDEKTGRMTKSRRANWQRSYNGSRARDNDPVVHVSWNDARAYAEWLKAQTSKPYRLPTEAEFEYVLRAGTRTAYPWGDGDPPRVLANVAGAGELSKEGRRWNQGFVGYDDKFWGVAPVRSFEPNAYRLYDLDGNVSEWVEDCWHDNYLRAPDQPVAWVNPGCELRVIRGGSWGSSRDQVRSAWRGSALADSSGARVGFRVVREL from the coding sequence ATGGCTTCTGATCGTCAATCCAGACTGAGCTTCGTGATCGCACTGGCGATCATACTGGGCAGCGCCTGGATCGGTTGGTGGCGTGAACAGCGCGAGGACGCGCCGACGCCCGGTGGCGTGAACGCGCCGATGCTGGCTCAGCAGGAGCCCTACGAGGAATCGCCAGATCCGACCGAGATGGAGCCGGATGAGGCGCTGGACGATAGCGCGACGGCCGCTGTTGAGGGTGCAGAGCCCGCCGAGGAGAGCCCGCCGGTGGACGTCAGTGCCGAGGAACTGGCCGCGCTGATTGCCGCGATGCGCTCGGAGATCAAGGAAGGACGCCTGCTGGAGCCCATCGACAGCAGTGCCTTCGCCCAGGCCAGTCGAATCCTCGTGGTGGATCCGGCCAATGAGGAGGCGCGCGAAGTTCTGCAGAAGGCGCTGACCGAACTGCGGGACGCGAGCAGTCCGGTGGTGCCCGATGATCTGCTGAAGACTGCCGAAAAGGCGCTGACGCTGTTGCCCGAGGGTGTGGCCGAGGATGCCGTGGCAGTCGCGCTTCGCGCCAGCGTCGACACCACCCGCAAGATGCGCAATCTGATTGCACGCGCTGAACGACTGAGCGCCCGCGAGGGTGCTGGCCCCAAGACCTTTGCCAGTGCCGCCGAGGCCTTTCGCGGTGCGCTGGCGATAGATTCAGCCAACGCTCGCGCCCTGCGCGGCATGGAAGATCTGCAGCGGCGCATGATCGAGCGGGCGCTGGCCTCGGCCTACGATCTGCGTTTCATCACCGCCGGCAAGCTGCTCGATCAGGCCGAGGAACTGCAGACCGGCACATCCCGCGTACTGGATGCGCGATCGCAGGTGATGGCTTTCAGGGCTCAGGCTGAAGCCGAGAATCTGACGCGATTCAAGGATGCACTGGCCAGCGCCGATCTGGAGCAGGCCGAGAGCGCGCTGGCGGTGCTGCGCAAGTTGTTGACCGACGACAATCAGGTCCGTGACCTGGAAAGCAAGGTCGTCAATGTGCGCCTGTACGGCGGTTTTGCGCCGGGCGAGCGCTTTGGCGACAGCCTTGCCAATGGTGGTCGTGGTCCGCGCATGGTGGTGGTGCCGGTGGGTCGTTTTGTCATGGGGTCGGCCGAGTCCGAGGAAGGGTCCAGCAACAGCGAACGCCCGCAGCGGCGAATCGAATTCACGCGCGGATTCGCCATCGCCCGCAACGAGATCACGGTCTCGGATTTCCGCGATTTCGTGCAGGCCGCGGGCTACACCACCGACGCCGAGCGCAGCGGATCGTCCGCCATCTACGACGAGAAGACCGGGCGCATGACCAAGTCTCGACGGGCCAACTGGCAGCGCAGCTACAACGGCAGCCGGGCGCGCGACAATGATCCGGTGGTGCATGTGTCCTGGAACGATGCCCGGGCCTATGCCGAATGGCTGAAGGCGCAAACCAGCAAGCCCTATCGTCTGCCGACCGAAGCCGAATTCGAGTACGTGCTGCGCGCCGGCACGCGCACGGCATATCCCTGGGGCGATGGTGATCCGCCGCGGGTGCTGGCCAATGTGGCCGGGGCCGGCGAGCTGTCCAAGGAAGGTCGGCGCTGGAACCAGGGCTTTGTTGGATACGATGACAAATTCTGGGGCGTAGCGCCGGTGCGCAGCTTCGAACCCAACGCCTATCGCCTGTACGATCTGGACGGCAATGTCTCGGAGTGGGTGGAGGACTGCTGGCACGACAACTACCTGCGCGCGCCCGATCAGCCGGTGGCCTGGGTCAATCCCGGGTGCGAATTGCGGGTGATCCGCGGCGGCTCCTGGGGGAGTTCGCGCGACCAGGTGCGCAGCGCCTGGCGCGGCAGCGCATTGGCCGATTCCAGCGGCGCCCGTGTCGGCTTCCGGGTGGTGCGGGAGTTGTAG
- a CDS encoding RNA polymerase subunit sigma — protein MITQLIHRAATGDRAAFDAAFAAIQLELRGLAARRLAADSRATLSPTMLVNETWLKLAGSVVRADDRAHFFRIAAMAMKQIWIDRQRSRAAELERIRLYVDGMPEIGGEPVASADWTELVDWDAAMRTLERDDPELAELVALRVFSGLDLHEVAALQGVSLRTVQRQWRTARAFLLNV, from the coding sequence ATGATCACCCAACTGATCCACCGCGCCGCCACCGGCGACCGCGCCGCTTTCGATGCGGCGTTCGCGGCGATCCAGCTCGAACTGCGCGGGCTTGCGGCGCGCCGACTCGCCGCCGATTCGCGCGCGACGCTGTCGCCGACCATGCTGGTCAACGAAACCTGGCTCAAGCTCGCCGGCAGCGTGGTGCGCGCCGACGATCGGGCGCATTTTTTTCGCATCGCCGCAATGGCGATGAAGCAGATCTGGATCGACCGCCAACGCTCGCGCGCGGCTGAACTGGAGCGCATCCGCCTGTACGTCGACGGCATGCCGGAAATCGGCGGCGAACCGGTCGCTTCCGCGGACTGGACCGAACTGGTCGACTGGGACGCGGCGATGCGCACGCTCGAACGCGACGATCCGGAACTGGCCGAACTGGTCGCGCTGCGCGTGTTCTCCGGCCTCGACCTCCACGAGGTCGCGGCCCTGCAGGGCGTGTCGCTGCGGACCGTGCAACGCCAGTGGCGCACGGCGCGGGCGTTCCTGCTCAACGTCTGA
- a CDS encoding type II toxin-antitoxin system ParD family antitoxin, translating into MPTSVALGPHFETFVRDQVRSGRFNNASEVVRAGLRLLEDTENRKQLELETLRAEIAAGRASGPAKPAEEVFDRLEAKYAAMGKAR; encoded by the coding sequence ATGCCTACCAGCGTCGCCCTGGGCCCGCACTTCGAGACATTCGTCCGCGATCAGGTAAGAAGCGGGCGTTTCAACAATGCTAGCGAAGTCGTCCGCGCCGGCCTTCGCTTGCTCGAAGACACCGAGAACCGCAAGCAACTGGAGCTGGAAACACTGCGAGCGGAAATCGCCGCTGGCCGCGCCAGCGGCCCCGCCAAGCCCGCCGAAGAGGTCTTTGACCGGCTCGAAGCCAAATACGCGGCAATGGGCAAGGCGCGTTGA
- a CDS encoding sel1 repeat family protein: MKYDDSEYYFLNFETDRDNDDAATHIGMYLAWAMTRGLAGEELNDPEATALLGQLRARKITGRRVLLDHCDGKLTDDDLSDVGNAFTQAYYQRHFVKDYERVFQGKFPDTGHPTADFCGIPDTWDHFQQLAALLDRRYAQWQQARKPGNDSGGGSGAAAAAGTTSTAAKAAAAPTQPSADASRLSLEALSPRSPDELRRRGESGDAEAWYELAGLHITGEGAAQDFALAVAAFRRAAELGHVQSAYNLGVACQNGDGMPQDPQQALHWFTIAADAGHGFSALMLAQAYRKGEQLPQDLALANALSMLAVMRGVREARNFGIVAGNDYAELVMAIKEPGSLRPVLEQRRTQVRRAAPGSAPSGALPDTPHANRNSTRRIGNATAPTSASGAPSVTGAADSIGLIATAIGAVAVFVLLMFATSLSTATFRALAFAFAAIGAFGVFRSSGTLGHGTAKRLLLTLLAAIPAGGAFVCMLVLWWRFRRSQG, from the coding sequence ATGAAATACGACGATTCGGAATATTACTTCCTGAACTTCGAGACCGACCGCGACAACGATGATGCGGCCACCCACATCGGCATGTATCTGGCCTGGGCCATGACCCGCGGCCTCGCCGGGGAGGAATTGAACGATCCTGAAGCCACAGCGCTGCTGGGCCAGTTGCGCGCACGCAAGATCACCGGGCGCAGGGTGCTGCTTGACCACTGCGACGGCAAGCTGACCGACGATGATCTCAGCGATGTCGGTAACGCCTTCACCCAGGCCTATTACCAACGCCACTTTGTAAAGGACTATGAGCGGGTGTTCCAGGGGAAATTCCCCGATACCGGTCACCCCACGGCGGATTTCTGCGGCATTCCCGACACCTGGGATCACTTTCAGCAGCTGGCCGCGCTGCTCGACCGGCGCTATGCCCAGTGGCAACAGGCGCGCAAGCCCGGGAATGACTCCGGTGGCGGCAGTGGCGCCGCTGCTGCTGCCGGAACCACGTCCACCGCGGCGAAAGCGGCAGCTGCGCCCACTCAGCCCAGCGCCGATGCCAGCCGGTTATCGCTCGAAGCGCTGAGCCCGCGCAGCCCGGACGAGCTGCGACGACGCGGCGAGAGCGGCGATGCCGAAGCATGGTACGAGTTGGCAGGCCTGCACATCACCGGCGAGGGCGCCGCGCAGGATTTCGCACTGGCCGTGGCTGCCTTCCGGCGCGCTGCCGAGCTGGGCCATGTGCAGTCGGCCTACAATCTGGGCGTGGCTTGTCAGAACGGCGACGGCATGCCCCAGGACCCGCAGCAGGCCCTGCATTGGTTCACCATCGCCGCTGATGCCGGCCACGGATTTTCTGCGCTGATGCTGGCGCAGGCCTACCGAAAGGGTGAGCAGCTACCGCAGGATCTGGCACTGGCCAACGCCCTGTCGATGCTCGCGGTCATGCGTGGCGTGCGCGAAGCCAGGAACTTCGGCATCGTCGCCGGCAATGACTATGCCGAACTGGTCATGGCCATCAAGGAGCCCGGCAGCCTGAGGCCGGTACTCGAGCAGCGCCGCACCCAGGTGCGTCGTGCTGCGCCCGGCTCAGCACCCAGCGGGGCTTTGCCTGATACACCACACGCGAATCGCAACAGCACCAGGCGCATTGGCAATGCCACGGCGCCGACGAGCGCCTCGGGCGCTCCCTCTGTGACCGGCGCCGCTGACAGCATCGGCCTGATCGCCACCGCCATAGGTGCAGTCGCCGTCTTCGTCCTGCTGATGTTCGCCACCAGCCTGTCCACCGCCACTTTCCGAGCCCTGGCTTTTGCCTTTGCCGCGATCGGCGCCTTCGGGGTATTCCGCAGCAGCGGCACCCTCGGGCACGGCACGGCCAAACGCCTGCTGCTGACCCTGCTGGCGGCCATTCCGGCCGGCGGTGCCTTTGTGTGCATGCTGGTCCTGTGGTGGCGATTTCGCCGGTCCCAGGGATGA
- a CDS encoding type II toxin-antitoxin system RelE/ParE family toxin, which produces MRLVIKPLAEQDIEVIGDYIARDNPTRAVSFVGELREQCMRIADNPLGYRERPELAPGLRSCAHGNFVIFFDALPDVIEVVRVLHGARDLPTVLSEDQ; this is translated from the coding sequence ATGCGCCTCGTCATCAAGCCGCTCGCCGAACAAGACATTGAGGTCATTGGCGACTACATCGCGCGCGACAACCCTACGCGCGCCGTCTCTTTCGTGGGCGAGTTGCGCGAGCAGTGCATGCGTATCGCCGACAATCCGCTCGGATACCGCGAGCGTCCAGAACTGGCTCCGGGTCTGCGCTCGTGCGCGCATGGGAACTTCGTGATCTTCTTCGACGCGCTACCGGACGTCATTGAAGTCGTCCGCGTCCTGCACGGCGCTCGCGACTTGCCCACCGTGCTCAGCGAGGATCAGTGA
- a CDS encoding ribonuclease D yields the protein MSVTHPAPAPLWIASRDAAARFVAGACNHTTVALDTEFIRTQTYYAELGLVQLAVPGSIALVDPLIEGIGADLAPLMAASGTIKIVHSASEDLEVLGHALGQVPEPLFDTQIAAVLCGYEMPPSYQKLVQAELGIALDKHATRTDWLKRPLDDEQLRYAAEDVEHLHPVFERLDRQLRELGRRQWLDEDCARAVARARAPGDPYPHLKVRAIERMSAAQQQRLWRLLMWRDAEAMQRNRPKRWILDNPVAIRAALLERPSRSDLEAAVAADGKPSPRLAQKLETILHAEASAEELAIPLQSLLTEAEKARAKSLRETVVKEAERLGISADSLLPRRALEHWARHDQLPDDLRGWREGVLGL from the coding sequence GTGTCAGTTACCCACCCGGCGCCAGCGCCACTCTGGATTGCCAGCCGCGACGCCGCTGCCCGGTTTGTCGCCGGCGCCTGCAACCATACGACAGTCGCGCTCGATACCGAGTTCATTCGCACCCAAACCTACTATGCCGAACTCGGTCTGGTTCAGCTGGCCGTTCCGGGCAGCATTGCGCTGGTCGATCCGCTGATCGAGGGCATTGGGGCCGATCTGGCGCCGCTGATGGCCGCCAGCGGCACGATCAAGATCGTCCACAGCGCCAGCGAAGACCTGGAAGTGCTGGGCCATGCCCTGGGCCAGGTGCCCGAACCGCTGTTCGATACTCAGATCGCCGCCGTGCTCTGCGGCTACGAGATGCCGCCCAGCTATCAGAAGCTGGTGCAGGCTGAACTCGGCATCGCGCTCGACAAGCACGCCACCCGCACCGATTGGCTCAAGCGTCCGCTCGATGACGAGCAGTTGCGCTATGCGGCGGAGGACGTCGAGCACCTGCACCCGGTGTTCGAGCGCCTGGATCGGCAACTGCGCGAACTCGGCCGACGCCAATGGCTGGATGAGGACTGCGCCCGCGCCGTCGCCAGGGCCCGCGCGCCGGGCGATCCCTATCCGCATCTCAAGGTACGCGCCATCGAGCGCATGAGCGCGGCCCAGCAACAACGCTTGTGGCGCTTGCTGATGTGGCGCGATGCCGAAGCGATGCAGCGCAATCGCCCCAAGCGCTGGATTCTGGACAACCCGGTCGCCATCCGAGCCGCGCTGCTGGAGCGCCCTAGTCGATCCGACCTGGAGGCTGCAGTCGCCGCCGACGGCAAACCCAGTCCGCGCCTGGCGCAGAAACTGGAAACCATCCTTCACGCGGAAGCCAGTGCAGAAGAGCTCGCGATACCTCTGCAGAGCCTGCTCACCGAGGCCGAGAAGGCCCGCGCGAAGTCCCTGCGGGAAACCGTGGTCAAGGAAGCGGAGCGCCTGGGTATCAGCGCCGATTCGCTGCTGCCGCGACGTGCGCTGGAACATTGGGCCCGCCACGACCAACTGCCCGACGACCTGCGCGGCTGGCGCGAAGGCGTGCTCGGTCTGTAG
- a CDS encoding DUF418 domain-containing protein, with amino-acid sequence MDVLRGLALFGVLLVNIGYFCGADLAQEAGVAYPPGNFGSVAGELVRVLLENKAAALLSILFGAGLAIQAERASVKGQSRWPFALRRSGVLALLGSVHTFLLWNVDILLDYALISLMVLPFLRLSAGRVLWAIPVVLIASAVIAAPMLALATDLPPAQTYSQALQHYGQGGWLDALQYRSWETLHVIGPARIANRFAILAPFFIIGVAAWKAGWLSAPGAHRRRLRQVFVLCFSFGLVANAVPQEALHAWANQLALQPLRVLIKASFFFAKFALTLGYTAGILLLLQRSRWRVWLGVFAPLGRMALTQYLLQSLVCTWIFYGFGLGQYGRMPLDLALALGVLLFALQVVSSRWWLARFSIGPVEWLWRRLSYGDILRHRTSSIRFSTS; translated from the coding sequence TTGGATGTGCTACGCGGACTGGCCTTGTTCGGCGTGCTGCTGGTCAATATCGGTTACTTCTGCGGTGCCGATTTGGCACAGGAGGCAGGAGTTGCCTATCCGCCGGGAAACTTCGGTAGCGTGGCCGGCGAACTCGTTCGGGTGCTATTGGAGAACAAGGCCGCGGCGCTGCTGTCGATCCTGTTCGGTGCTGGCCTCGCCATCCAGGCCGAGCGTGCGTCGGTCAAGGGTCAGTCGCGCTGGCCCTTTGCACTGCGTCGCAGCGGGGTGCTGGCTCTGCTGGGTAGCGTGCACACGTTCTTGCTGTGGAACGTCGACATCCTGCTCGACTACGCACTGATCAGTTTGATGGTTCTACCTTTTCTGCGGCTGTCGGCTGGCCGGGTGCTGTGGGCGATCCCGGTGGTGCTGATCGCCTCGGCGGTGATTGCCGCGCCGATGCTGGCGCTGGCAACAGATTTGCCGCCCGCGCAAACCTACTCCCAGGCGCTGCAGCACTACGGCCAGGGCGGGTGGCTCGACGCCCTGCAATACCGATCGTGGGAAACGCTGCATGTGATCGGTCCAGCGCGTATTGCCAATCGCTTCGCCATCCTCGCGCCGTTCTTCATCATCGGCGTAGCGGCCTGGAAGGCAGGATGGCTTTCGGCGCCAGGCGCACACCGGCGCCGGCTGCGGCAGGTGTTCGTGCTCTGTTTCAGCTTCGGGTTAGTGGCCAACGCGGTGCCGCAAGAGGCACTTCACGCGTGGGCAAATCAGCTTGCACTGCAGCCGCTGCGGGTGTTGATCAAGGCGAGCTTTTTTTTCGCCAAGTTCGCACTGACCCTGGGCTATACGGCCGGCATCCTGTTGCTGCTGCAGCGATCGCGCTGGCGCGTGTGGCTGGGTGTGTTCGCGCCACTCGGTCGCATGGCGCTGACCCAGTACCTGCTGCAGTCGCTGGTCTGCACCTGGATCTTCTACGGCTTCGGCCTGGGCCAATACGGACGGATGCCGCTCGACCTGGCGCTGGCGCTGGGCGTGCTTCTGTTCGCCCTGCAGGTGGTCAGCAGCCGCTGGTGGCTGGCGCGCTTCAGCATCGGTCCGGTGGAGTGGCTGTGGCGACGATTGAGCTATGGCGACATCCTCAGGCATCGCACATCGTCTATCCGGTTCTCGACGAGCTGA